In the genome of Phycisphaerae bacterium, one region contains:
- the mutS gene encoding DNA mismatch repair protein MutS — protein MKPPTKAKPSAPLSTPPPIPTEPSPQRRDKTTLPPAMRQYIEQKAKVGDAILLFRMGDFYETFYDDARTIARVLGLTLTARDRNSPTPIPLAGVPYHAADRYIARLVKAGFKVAVSEQLEDPKTAKGVVKRDVVRIITPGTLTDENLLDERTEQPLAAIFPTGADWNSREAGLACVCLSSGQFFAQMLPTAALVDELARLQPAELIVPETMIDESETLVETLREVVCPNISTRPQHVFDRHLAKQSLCEHFKIKDLAGFGFDRFDASLAAAAAVLDYLKETQKSALEHILTIAPRASGDGVAIDPFTLRSLEVERTLRDGARDGALLGAIDMTSGPMGARLLRQWLCYPLSDVTQITARQDAIAALLDEPSRLQTLRGLLGDMGDIERILARIGVGRASPRDLAGLGRTLRLCADVATAIGPPVHDAGKDATDLLSQIAVAASGHDELAQYLAGAIKEDAPPVLRDGGFIADGFNAELDRLRQIGHEGHRYLAEFQAREIERTGIPTLKVGYNSVFGYYIEITHQHREKVPADYVRRQTVRNAERYITDELKRHEQDVLGAADRATALELSLFEEIRGRVIRDLPRLQSAARALATLDVLTGLAELSRRRDYSRPVFENPSSLKSQASGLLEIIDGRHPVLDAALADRFVPNDCKLTDDGDRLLIITGPNMAGKSTYIRQVALLTLLAHTGSYVPAKSMRLAAVDRIFARVGANDEIARGQSTFMVEMVETARILNGATDRSLVILDEIGRGTSTYDGLAIAWAVTEHLARRIRCRTLFATHYHELTDLAGKLPGVANFNVAVREQLRPAGAGRDVVFLHKIIPGPTDRSYGVHVAAMAGLPKSVVVRSEQVLMGLESGSSRRTIQAVSSEADQMLLFSPAASLPAWWNEFRERLRGVNIDKTTPLEALKLLEELQSISERDA, from the coding sequence ATGAAGCCACCGACCAAAGCCAAGCCCTCTGCTCCGTTATCGACCCCCCCACCGATCCCGACGGAACCCTCGCCGCAGCGCAGGGACAAAACCACCCTCCCCCCCGCCATGCGGCAATACATCGAACAGAAGGCCAAGGTCGGCGATGCGATCCTGCTCTTCCGCATGGGCGACTTCTACGAGACGTTCTACGACGACGCCAGGACGATCGCCCGCGTCCTGGGACTCACGCTGACGGCCCGCGACCGGAACAGCCCGACGCCGATCCCGTTGGCGGGCGTCCCCTACCACGCGGCGGACCGCTACATCGCCCGGCTAGTCAAGGCGGGTTTCAAGGTCGCCGTCAGCGAGCAGTTGGAGGACCCCAAGACGGCCAAGGGCGTCGTCAAGCGCGACGTCGTGCGGATCATCACGCCCGGCACGCTGACGGACGAAAACCTGCTCGACGAACGGACCGAGCAGCCACTGGCGGCGATCTTCCCGACGGGGGCGGATTGGAACAGCCGCGAGGCGGGGCTGGCGTGCGTGTGCCTGTCATCGGGACAGTTCTTTGCACAGATGCTACCCACGGCGGCACTCGTCGATGAACTTGCCCGTCTGCAACCCGCGGAATTGATCGTCCCCGAAACGATGATCGACGAATCTGAGACGTTGGTGGAGACGCTGCGCGAGGTCGTCTGCCCCAACATCTCGACGCGGCCGCAACACGTCTTCGATCGCCACCTCGCCAAACAGTCGCTTTGCGAGCATTTCAAGATCAAAGACCTGGCGGGATTCGGCTTCGATCGCTTTGACGCCTCGCTGGCCGCGGCGGCGGCGGTGCTCGACTACCTGAAGGAGACGCAGAAATCGGCGCTGGAACATATCCTGACCATTGCGCCGCGCGCCAGCGGCGACGGCGTAGCCATCGACCCCTTTACGCTCCGCTCACTGGAAGTCGAACGCACCCTGCGCGACGGAGCCCGCGACGGCGCATTATTGGGCGCGATCGACATGACCTCCGGCCCAATGGGCGCGCGTTTGTTGCGGCAGTGGTTGTGCTATCCTCTGAGCGACGTAACCCAGATTACCGCCCGACAGGACGCCATCGCCGCCCTGCTCGACGAGCCGTCGCGTTTGCAAACACTTCGTGGACTTCTGGGCGATATGGGTGACATTGAGCGCATCCTCGCCCGCATCGGCGTCGGCCGCGCGTCGCCGCGCGATCTGGCGGGATTGGGCCGGACGCTGCGGCTCTGCGCCGACGTGGCCACCGCCATCGGCCCACCGGTGCACGACGCCGGCAAGGATGCAACCGACTTGCTCAGTCAGATTGCCGTTGCCGCAAGCGGCCACGACGAACTGGCGCAGTACCTCGCCGGTGCCATCAAAGAAGATGCCCCGCCGGTCCTTCGCGACGGCGGCTTCATCGCCGACGGCTTCAACGCCGAACTGGACCGCCTCCGCCAGATCGGTCACGAGGGCCATCGTTACCTCGCCGAATTCCAGGCCCGCGAAATAGAGCGGACCGGCATCCCCACGCTCAAGGTCGGCTACAACTCCGTCTTCGGCTACTACATCGAAATCACGCACCAGCACCGCGAGAAGGTCCCGGCCGATTATGTCCGCCGCCAGACCGTCCGCAATGCCGAGCGCTACATCACTGATGAACTCAAGCGACACGAGCAGGACGTACTCGGCGCGGCGGACCGGGCGACGGCGCTGGAGCTGTCGCTCTTCGAAGAAATTCGCGGCCGCGTCATCCGCGATCTGCCCCGGCTTCAATCTGCCGCGCGGGCGCTCGCCACGCTTGACGTCCTCACGGGTCTGGCGGAACTTTCCCGCCGCCGCGACTACAGCCGACCGGTGTTTGAGAACCCCTCAAGCCTCAAGTCTCAGGCCTCAGGCCTTCTTGAGATCATCGATGGTCGCCACCCCGTCCTCGACGCCGCGCTGGCCGATCGCTTCGTGCCCAATGACTGCAAACTGACCGACGACGGAGATCGCCTCCTCATCATCACCGGCCCGAACATGGCGGGGAAATCCACCTACATCCGCCAGGTCGCCCTGCTCACGCTCCTCGCCCACACCGGCAGCTATGTCCCCGCCAAGTCGATGCGCCTCGCTGCGGTCGATCGCATCTTCGCCCGCGTCGGTGCCAATGACGAGATTGCCCGCGGCCAGTCCACGTTCATGGTCGAGATGGTTGAGACCGCGCGGATCCTCAACGGAGCAACGGATCGATCGCTCGTCATCCTCGACGAGATCGGCCGGGGCACCAGCACCTATGACGGCCTGGCGATCGCCTGGGCAGTGACGGAGCACCTCGCCCGGCGGATTCGCTGCCGCACCCTCTTCGCCACGCACTATCACGAGCTGACGGACCTCGCGGGGAAACTCCCCGGCGTTGCCAACTTCAACGTCGCCGTCCGCGAGCAACTCCGCCCCGCCGGTGCGGGCCGCGATGTGGTTTTCCTGCATAAGATCATCCCCGGCCCGACCGACCGCAGCTACGGCGTCCACGTCGCCGCCATGGCGGGCTTGCCCAAGAGTGTTGTCGTCCGGAGCGAACAGGTGCTGATGGGTCTGGAGAGCGGATCGTCCCGCCGCACGATTCAAGCCGTTTCTTCCGAGGCCGACCAGATGCTGCTCTTTTCGCCGGCCGCCAGCCTTCCGGCATGGTGGAACGAGTTTCGCGAACGGCTGCGAGGGGTCAATATCGATAAAACGACCCCGCTGGAGGCCCTGAAGCTCCTGGAAGAACTCCAGTCGATCTCGGAACGGGACGCTTGA